A genomic stretch from Thermostichus vulcanus str. 'Rupite' includes:
- a CDS encoding YdcF family protein, with protein MFDLYHCEREPLPWLGLKANLSQMLTQPLGMVPLLLLIVLAVVWLVPPARRRLGLFLSSLPLWLYLVLLTPAGNGILTWGLTTWIPRDALAPADAIVVLGRGEALASGRVEEAYRLWQAGWAPRIFVSGAGDAGPMGRALLALGVPRSDLNGEDCSQTTEENAQFSLALLEPAQVQSILLITDNIHMLRSELTFRSFGIRVIPIISETYSSRGFPLPALREYLGLLSYGLKGRFFARSIPDLQTLGFGWEGIPISSQPSIPDSRINSRPEAHYTIAVPEELSS; from the coding sequence ATGTTTGATCTCTACCACTGTGAACGGGAGCCATTGCCCTGGTTGGGGTTAAAAGCCAATCTCAGCCAAATGCTGACTCAGCCCCTTGGGATGGTGCCCTTGCTGCTGCTGATCGTCTTGGCAGTGGTTTGGCTGGTGCCTCCTGCGCGGCGTCGCCTCGGATTGTTCCTGAGCAGTTTACCCCTCTGGCTCTACTTGGTGCTGCTCACCCCTGCGGGCAACGGCATACTCACCTGGGGACTGACCACTTGGATCCCTCGAGATGCACTGGCTCCTGCTGATGCCATCGTGGTGTTGGGCCGAGGTGAAGCTTTGGCCAGTGGGCGGGTTGAAGAGGCTTATCGTCTATGGCAAGCAGGCTGGGCTCCGCGCATCTTTGTCAGTGGCGCAGGAGATGCGGGGCCGATGGGTAGGGCTCTGTTGGCATTGGGGGTTCCCAGAAGTGATCTCAATGGAGAAGACTGCTCCCAAACAACAGAAGAAAATGCCCAATTCAGCTTGGCCCTACTAGAACCGGCTCAGGTGCAATCGATTCTTCTCATCACCGATAACATTCACATGTTGCGTTCTGAGCTTACCTTTCGCAGCTTTGGCATCCGGGTGATTCCCATCATCAGTGAGACCTACTCATCGCGCGGCTTCCCGCTACCCGCCCTGCGTGAGTACTTAGGGTTGCTCAGCTATGGCCTCAAGGGTCGATTTTTTGCTCGTTCCATTCCGGATCTGCAAACTTTGGGTTTTGGCTGGGAAGGGATCCCGATTTCAAGCCAACCCTCTATCCCGGACAGCAGAATTAACTCAAGGCCAGAAGCACACTATACAATTGCTGTACCTGAGGAATTGAGCTCCTAA